Within Triticum dicoccoides isolate Atlit2015 ecotype Zavitan chromosome 1B, WEW_v2.0, whole genome shotgun sequence, the genomic segment CTGAATGGCGATTCAAATAGTACGAACAATGTTTAAACTCAAGGTCCGGAGAAGCTTCATTTTCCACTCCTAGCAGCCTGTGTTGATCAGCCACCCATTTCTCGTCGAACTTCACAGTCACGCCAAATTTGATCGCATTTAGCACTTTCCCATTCAGAACAAAGAACTTGGCAAAGGTAACATCTTGCTTGTCGCCTTTGTAATTCTTCAACACAAGTGTTTTGAGATGGGTCTCAAGGCATTTGATTGGATCTATTGGGTCATAATGACGCACATTGTTCATCTCTGTGTTTAAGTATTTGTTCCACTGGAAAGGAAATAAGACTTATAAGATACATATTTTAAAACTTTAAAGTAATTGCTAACTAGACTAGATTATACATGTCAATCAATTCTTCTTGGAGTACCAAATACACATTTAAGCCAAGTAGGGCAAGCCGAGTGTAACACTCGGCTTACACGTCGCCGATGTTAAAACGCTGTTCGCCGAGTATGTTTCATACTCGGCTTCATTTATTTCTCCTATAGTGTTTGTCTCTAAGTATTCGTTCCACTGTAAAAGGAAAGAAGACTTAAAAGATGATGTCAAAGTAATTGCTAACTAGACTACGTGTCAATCAGTTCTTTTTCAAGTATCAGTTCTCATTTTGACATTTAAAGCAAGCAAATATAAAAACTCACCATAACATAAAGCTTTTCCAAGCAGGGGAAGAACCTGAGGACGTCAAGAACCGCATTCAAATCAGCGCAATAAAACTGGAGAGCCAGAACCTTCACTGTGCATATCAAATTGTTGAAGCTGGTTGGAACCAACCCCTGTAAAACAACAATGAGCATAAAACTAATGTCTGAAGGAATGCCAAATGCAAGAGTCGGGAAGGATGCTTCTACCTGAAAGACTAGGTTTGCAATCTGAACATTGGAGATGCGCGGTGACAATGGGCCCAATATCTCCAGTTTAGGTGCCCTATTTACCCGGATAGTCTCGACGTCCAAGCATGGACAAAGCAGCCTTTCAAGGTGAGGGGTGTCCTCAATAACCAATTCGTTTGTGCCCATAAAACAATCACTGAAGCAGATGCTCCTAAGATTTCGTGAGCTTATGTGGAGGGAGCCATTGTAAACATTTTCAGGCAGAAATAGGGTCTCCAACACATGGCAGGCGGAGAGAACACCATGGAATGCATCCACGGAGATGTTAACGTGACGCAGGGTGAGATGCTTGAGGATGGGGAAATTCAATGAAGGAGCGATCTCATCTGGAAAATTGCAGTGGCCAACAGTGGCCACGACGAGAGTTGATGCGAAGCGGAGCACGGATCTGAGCATGGGGGTCGGAGCTGCTCGACACAAGATCGGGAAGAAGATATGGAGCTCCTCAAGGTTGTCGAGGCTCCGAGAGTTTAACCAGCTCACGATCTGAGCAACACTCTTGGCGTGCTCTCTTTTTGTTGGGAAGATGCAGGTTAATCGGAAGTCGAAGCGACGGGCGGGGCCAGGGTGGTCCGAGAGGATCCTGGAGATGATGGATTCCGTCGACGGTCGAGGccctcggcggcggcgcggctgcttGAAATCATTGGTGCTGAGGTTCTCGGCGTCGAGGTTGAGAGGCGCGGAGCCCCAGAGAGGGCGCCATCGGCGTGCGATGGCCTGCGTGCGAGCGCCGTCCTTGgtggggaggagggagatgatggtgCATAGGACGGCGTCCGGAAGGTTGCTGATGAGATCGCCGTCGCAGTTGTCATCCCGTGCCCGTTTCCGTGGCCTGCACCCGGCCGTTCCACCGGATGCGCGCTTCTTGGTTGcaggtgccgccgccgccgccgccttcttcttgGCTGCGGGtaccgtcttcttcttcttggcaacaTCTGCTGCCGCCGCCTTCTTCTTCGCCGCAGGTACCGCCGCTGCTGCTTTCTTCTTGGCCGCGGGTACGGCCGCTGCCGCTTTCTTCTTCGCCAGGGGCTTCTTCTTAGCAGCCGCGGGCACCGCTGCCGCCGCTTTCGTCTTGGCAGCCGCGGTtggaggcgccgccgccgccgccgccgccgccgccttcctcatGTGTGGAGATTGGTTAGGCGGAGAGTGCTGGGCATCTGGGATGGGGAATTTGGGGGTTCTGGCGCCGTTTCGAGTGCAGCTGATGGGGATTGAACTGGGACCGGAGAGAGTGGGGAGCCGGAACGGGCAGCGTTGCTGGGCCACGCTGGGCTGGGATGTAGAGGCTGTGTCCCGGGTGTTTCTCCAAAATTGACATTTGGGTTTCACTCAAGCCAAGGTTGTAATCACCGTGTGTAGACACACAGCGAATTCTATAGCTCACGATCTTGCCACAATTGGCCGTAGTTGTGATCCCAATCAGTACATGGAATGGGACTCGAATGTACCTGCCCATGTGGGCGCCTCTGTAATAGGCGATATGCCTAAGCTCAGTTAAGTAATAAAGCTTTGCTTTGCTCTCAAAAAAAAGCCCGACCAGCTTTGAATAAAATGCGAGTGGTGCTCAAATTAGTCTTGAATTCAGATAGCATCATCTTTTgtataaaataaaaatattttgtTACCCGCTTAGATGACGAAGATACTCAACTCGTGGGAAGGATAGTCTTTCTTCTACTCCCTATGCCGCCACAAGACACGAAGATTCTGGATATCCTCTCTATGACAGCATCCTTGCATGCAAACGGTTGATAGGGTGAAGAAGTAGAACTATGTCCTCTTACCGTCGCAGAGGAAGGAGACAGAGTAACCTCTCGCCGTCACCGGTTGCCCAAGTCCTAAGTCCAAGTCGCACTCGCACCCCGCACGCGAATGGATCACTCCTGTAGTATCAAACTTATAAAGGATGAAGGGGGTGCTAGACAGGCTCACGCCATCCACATCGATGTGAATCAAACAGCGAGCGCACAGTGCACCGCGCGAGGAAAAAAAACAGCCAGCAGGGGTCCCGTGAAAATATCTCCTCTCCCCTACCCTCTCTCCCGTGCTCTCCCCTCCCCTGATCCCCGTTCCCTCCCATCGCGCCGCCGGCTCCACGCGGCGCCGACGCGACCTTCTCTCCCCCGACGCTCGAGATCCCCTTCTTCCCTCCGGCCGCGCCGCCGGCTCCACGCGGCGCCCGTGCTCACTCGCTCATCCATGGCTCCATCCCTCCTCCTTGTCCGATGGAGCGACCGGCATCGCTCCGTCTCGAACTGCTCCagagagagaaagaggagaggaAGGTGTGGCGGCGGACGGGAGAGGGTCACCGGCTGCTGTCGGCCTGCGCGGACGAAGTCGGGCGCGACCTCGTGGTCTGTGGCGGCTCAATCTGCTCCTGGATCGATCGAGGGCCACGCCAAGGTCATTGATCTGCTGCTCGACCGCGATGCGGAGGCCGTCGTCCAGGACCAGTGGGGAAGCACGGTGAGTCTGCTTTTCGTTGATCTGCTGCTCGACCGCGATGCGGAGGCCGTCGTCCAGGACCAGTGGGGAAGCATGGTGAGTCTACTTTAAACATTTGACTATTAAAACTAATGATAATATTGTGCCTATGTTACATGCTTGCTAACAACAATATTATGTGCTAACAAAGCATCTGCACGTGAGATGACCAACATATATCCAAATATGAATTTTGTACTGATCCGCCAAAGATACGGGACGAGTACACCTACCTGAGGAGAGGTGATGCTGATTTACCACGTGCTAGCTGCTGGAGAAGGCACGAGGGGAGCTGTATCATAGGCATTGGTGTTGTGACCACAGGTGTTGCAGTGGTCGACGACCAACATATATCCAAATATCTGAACAAATATGTGATTTTCTGATTGGTAGAAACCCCCTTTTCCCGAACCTGCAGGTAATAGCAGATCAATCTTCCATCACTTTGAAGCTCATCTT encodes:
- the LOC119324326 gene encoding F-box/FBD/LRR-repeat protein At1g16930-like, with amino-acid sequence MRKAAAAAAAAAPPTAAAKTKAAAAVPAAAKKKPLAKKKAAAAVPAAKKKAAAAVPAAKKKAAAADVAKKKKTVPAAKKKAAAAAAPATKKRASGGTAGCRPRKRARDDNCDGDLISNLPDAVLCTIISLLPTKDGARTQAIARRWRPLWGSAPLNLDAENLSTNDFKQPRRRRGPRPSTESIISRILSDHPGPARRFDFRLTCIFPTKREHAKSVAQIVSWLNSRSLDNLEELHIFFPILCRAAPTPMLRSVLRFASTLVVATVGHCNFPDEIAPSLNFPILKHLTLRHVNISVDAFHGVLSACHVLETLFLPENVYNGSLHISSRNLRSICFSDCFMGTNELVIEDTPHLERLLCPCLDVETIRVNRAPKLEILGPLSPRISNVQIANLVFQGLVPTSFNNLICTVKVLALQFYCADLNAVLDVLRFFPCLEKLYVMWNKYLNTEMNNVRHYDPIDPIKCLETHLKTLVLKNYKGDKQDVTFAKFFVLNGKVLNAIKFGVTVKFDEKWVADQHRLLGVENEASPDLEFKHCSYYLNRHSDIHDLSIADPFNNSFLAEDDALPVISCSSSSDEDST